Proteins encoded within one genomic window of Mesobacillus subterraneus:
- the purE gene encoding 5-(carboxyamino)imidazole ribonucleotide mutase: MTVAVIMGSKSDWETMKHACDILDQLEVSYIKKVVSAHRTPDLMFDFAEKAREEGMKVIIAGAGGAAHLPGMVAAKTTLPVIGVPVQSKALNGLDSLLSIVQMPGGVPVATVAIGKAGATNAGLLAAQILGAHDNEVAERLEMLREKTKMSVMESSDELV; encoded by the coding sequence ATGACAGTTGCAGTCATTATGGGGAGCAAATCGGATTGGGAAACAATGAAGCATGCGTGTGACATACTCGATCAGTTAGAAGTTTCTTATATAAAGAAGGTCGTTTCAGCGCACCGCACACCGGATTTAATGTTTGATTTCGCCGAGAAGGCTAGGGAAGAAGGTATGAAAGTGATCATCGCTGGAGCAGGCGGGGCTGCGCACCTTCCGGGGATGGTAGCGGCGAAAACAACTTTGCCGGTCATCGGAGTTCCTGTCCAGTCGAAGGCGCTGAACGGACTGGATTCTTTATTATCGATTGTCCAAATGCCTGGCGGAGTGCCGGTTGCGACAGTAGCAATCGGGAAAGCTGGAGCGACAAATGCGGGTTTGCTCGCAGCACAGATACTTGGCGCACATGACAATGAGGTAGCAGAGAGACTCGAAATGCTGAGGGAAAAGACGAAGATGTCAGTGATGGAAAGCAGTGATGAGCTTGTCTAA
- a CDS encoding NETI motif-containing protein — MSKGKKKQMFEVGEHESIDDCLNRMKKDGFAPVRRMEKPIFKEVEQNGKVEYEPAGRQIIFEAKLIES, encoded by the coding sequence ATGAGCAAGGGTAAAAAGAAGCAAATGTTTGAAGTCGGTGAACATGAATCAATTGATGATTGCCTTAATAGAATGAAGAAGGACGGATTTGCACCTGTCCGCAGAATGGAAAAGCCGATTTTTAAAGAAGTTGAACAGAATGGCAAAGTTGAATACGAGCCTGCTGGCAGGCAGATTATTTTTGAGGCAAAGTTGATTGAAAGCTGA
- a CDS encoding DUF2179 domain-containing protein: MLENSFVMVVIILIINIVYVSFFTIRMILTLKGQRYLAAGLSTIEVVIYVVGLGLVLENLNQIQNLVAYAVGYGIGVIVGMKIEEKLALGYITINVITKEYDVDLPKALRALGYGVTDWAAHGLEGDRMAMQILTPRKYELKLYEKIKELDPKAFIIAYEPKSIHGGFWVKSVRKGKLFS, from the coding sequence ATGCTTGAAAATAGTTTTGTCATGGTGGTCATCATCTTAATCATCAATATTGTGTATGTGTCTTTTTTTACAATCAGGATGATTTTGACTTTGAAGGGGCAGCGTTACTTGGCTGCGGGGCTCAGCACGATTGAGGTTGTCATTTATGTTGTTGGTCTTGGCCTGGTACTTGAGAATTTAAATCAGATACAGAATCTGGTTGCATATGCTGTCGGTTATGGCATCGGTGTCATTGTCGGGATGAAAATTGAAGAGAAGCTGGCACTTGGCTATATTACGATCAATGTGATTACGAAAGAGTATGATGTAGATTTGCCTAAGGCTTTGCGTGCACTTGGTTACGGGGTGACGGATTGGGCTGCGCATGGACTTGAGGGCGACCGGATGGCGATGCAGATTTTAACGCCGCGAAAGTATGAATTGAAGTTGTATGAGAAGATTAAGGAATTGGATCCGAAGGCTTTTATCATTGCGTATGAGCCAAAATCGATTCATGGCGGGTTCTGGGTAAAATCGGTACGGAAAGGAAAGCTGTTTTCATGA
- a CDS encoding methyl-accepting chemotaxis protein: MKLGTKINLIVLSTVLLLSVIIGTVVTREVTDGIKSFAVEKAKGDLALSERYIDNQYAGEWEVRNGELYKGSQLFNGYFEVVDTIGKDTGDTVTIFQGNTRIATNVMLDGKRAVGTTVSEEVANVVLKQEKPYYGEAVVAGNSYQTAYTPIKDKNGKAIGILYVGASEKTIDSILSSFMKKFILQVIVVVIVASIVIYWFTRNLRRRLEAISSAMIKAGTGNFTAEVEDHSSDELGELSKSYNKMKENLSSMLKGVMETSEQVAASSEELNAGAEQTSRATEQITEAIQQVAGGSDVQAQGIEESARALEELAKGVANIAETSSQIAESNLQASDNAKQGGALVQETASQMHMIHSSVEETGEVFNLLNERSREIGNISKVITEIADQTNLLALNAAIEAARAGDLGKGFAVVAAEVRKLAEQSQTSSNQISDLISKIQTDMEHSNDSIENVKKEVLSGLGVVEGTQKSFQEILQSMEKMGEQIGEMAATAEQMSASTEEISATVHEVSTISKESSLHTQNVAASAEEQLASMEEITASAINLSAMAVSLKDTVSRFKI, translated from the coding sequence GACAAGGGAAGTAACAGATGGAATTAAGTCTTTTGCGGTGGAAAAAGCCAAGGGAGATCTAGCGTTAAGCGAACGTTACATTGACAACCAATATGCTGGTGAGTGGGAAGTAAGAAATGGCGAGTTATATAAAGGAAGTCAACTTTTTAATGGATACTTCGAAGTAGTAGACACTATTGGTAAAGACACAGGAGATACGGTAACTATTTTTCAAGGGAATACTCGCATAGCAACAAATGTCATGTTGGACGGAAAGCGTGCTGTAGGGACGACGGTTTCTGAAGAGGTGGCGAATGTGGTGCTAAAACAGGAAAAGCCATATTATGGGGAAGCAGTGGTAGCAGGAAATTCGTATCAAACAGCATATACACCTATTAAGGACAAAAATGGGAAAGCAATAGGGATTTTGTATGTAGGTGCTTCCGAAAAGACAATAGATAGTATTTTATCTTCTTTTATGAAAAAATTCATACTCCAAGTTATAGTGGTCGTCATTGTAGCATCCATCGTGATTTACTGGTTTACACGGAATTTAAGAAGAAGATTGGAAGCGATTTCTTCAGCAATGATCAAAGCAGGCACGGGTAATTTTACGGCAGAGGTTGAAGATCATAGTAGTGATGAACTTGGTGAGCTTTCAAAAAGCTATAATAAGATGAAAGAAAATCTTAGCTCGATGTTGAAAGGCGTAATGGAAACCTCTGAACAGGTAGCCGCTTCTTCAGAAGAACTGAATGCAGGGGCAGAACAGACAAGCAGGGCTACCGAGCAAATAACAGAAGCAATTCAGCAGGTAGCCGGTGGTTCTGATGTCCAGGCGCAGGGGATAGAGGAAAGTGCTAGGGCTTTGGAGGAGCTGGCAAAGGGAGTAGCCAATATTGCAGAGACTTCTTCACAAATAGCTGAATCAAATTTACAGGCAAGTGATAATGCTAAACAGGGTGGAGCGCTTGTCCAGGAGACTGCCAGTCAGATGCATATGATTCATTCTTCTGTAGAGGAAACAGGGGAAGTATTCAACTTGCTAAATGAGCGCTCAAGGGAAATTGGGAACATCTCAAAAGTCATTACAGAAATCGCGGATCAGACAAATTTACTTGCTTTGAATGCAGCTATTGAAGCAGCGAGAGCAGGGGACCTTGGGAAAGGATTTGCTGTTGTTGCTGCAGAGGTCAGGAAGTTGGCTGAGCAATCCCAAACCTCTTCTAACCAAATTTCTGATTTAATCAGCAAAATTCAAACCGATATGGAACATTCTAACGACTCGATTGAAAATGTGAAAAAAGAAGTACTTAGCGGCTTAGGGGTTGTTGAGGGTACTCAAAAAAGCTTCCAGGAGATTCTTCAATCCATGGAAAAAATGGGTGAACAAATTGGAGAGATGGCAGCGACTGCTGAACAAATGTCTGCGAGTACTGAAGAAATATCCGCAACAGTACATGAGGTATCGACCATATCTAAGGAATCTTCCTTGCACACGCAAAATGTCGCGGCTTCAGCTGAGGAACAATTGGCTTCAATGGAGGAAATTACCGCATCGGCTATTAATTTGTCAGCAATGGCAGTATCATTAAAAGATACTGTCAGCCGATTTAAGATTTAA